ACAGTCAATAATAACTTTAAACGGAATTTCAATTGTCGAGACCTTGTTATccctttctaattttttttatagctaGGGCAAAACACTCAATAACGACTTTAAACGAAATTTCAATTGTCGTGTCCTTGTAAATTTAGTTACAATTTTCATATCGTCAAACTTTCATACCTATATAAAGGGGCATATTATCTCTTCCCATGAACTCAATCAGCTTTGGTACAACGTCATTTGTGTCAATAAGTGTATCAATGGAACCGTCATAAGATCCTATAAACATATCACAATTTGTTAGATTTTAGCTAAATGGAAGAGTAAAAATAACAAgaacttttaatatttattttattttattttttaaaataagagttattttaaaaacaaaataatgagtgGAAGTATCTTAcgtatatatattaaataatgaGTTTCTCTTATAATGAATCATTTGGGTGGATTGAAGTTCGATCACTGAGAAGAGTAATTGTTTATTACATTTTATTTACTTCGAGGCCACACTCAAGTTACTAGATCCCCTCTTCTCTGAAATTAAAGAGTTAACACAAGTACAAAAATGTTGATAAATGTTGGTTCAGCCATAAAAGAGTTAACTATATTGTAAGAGTTGTTCGACTCCCATGACCTGTGTGAAAATCTCTTTGATGAATGATTTATAAATACCTCTATTACTACTTATTGAATTTTTTGGTCTATTCAAAATGGTGAATTCGAAAATCAATTCATCTAAATTTTTTGtcataacaataaaattttataattaatttgtgtACATACCCACGAATACTACGATATTGGATGGGTGCCACCGCCACATATGACTTTTAGataatgtgtatatatatatatatatgtagaaaaatcaacaaaagaTAAAGGCAAAAGCAAAAAGCTATGGAGTACCAAATATTTCTAATACTGATTAGTTTTATGTGTGCAAgcattttcatcttcatttttagaaaattaaaccAAACTCAAAAATCTACAAATCTTCTTCCACCAGGGCCACGCCCATTTCCCATCATTGGAAACATTTTAGAACTTGGCAAAAACCCACACAAGACACTCACAAAACTCTCTCAAATCTATGGACCAATCATAACACTAAAATTAGGAACAATAACAACCATAGTAATCTCATCACCACAACTAGCCAAACAAGTCTTACATGAAAATTCACAAATCTTCTCTAATAGAACTGTCCCACATGCACTTTATGCACTTAATCATGACAAAGTCTCAGTTGGAATGCTTCCACCATTAGCTTTATGGAAGAAACTAAGAAAAATTTGTGCTACAAAAGTATTTTCTACAAATATTCTTGACTCAACAAAAATTCTCCGCCAACAAAAGTTGCAAGAATTATTGGATTATGTGAAGGAAAAATGTAACAAAGGTGAAGTTTTTGATGTTGGTGAGGTTGTTTTTACAACTGTCcttaattcaatttcaaatattttgttcTCTATGGATTTGACTCATTCCACACCCAATGAAAAGTCTCAAGAGtttaaaaacattatttggGGAATCATGGAAGAAGCTGGTAGGCCTAATGTTTCAGATTTCTTTCCAATTCTTCGTCCATTAGATCCACAAAGGGTAAAAGCAAGGATGACCAATCATATGAAAAAGGTGTATAAGATTTTTGATGGAATTATTGAAGAAAGAATTTGTTCAAGAGATTCCAAAGTTGATTATGAGGTGTGCAATGATGTGTTAGATTCACTTCTTAATAACAACAATCTTGGAGAAACCACTTCTGAATTGAGCCGCAATGAGATGGTGCATCTATTTCAGGTTAGTATTGTTTTTTCAGTAATTGAATTTCAGTAAATCATAATCTAATCACTTTTTTAAGGAGTTTATAGGCGTATGTAGGGGTGGAAATAGTTCAGACCTCTCAAGGGTCTATGATACCAAGATATCCCTACAACCTTTCAATATTTTGgataatttttaaaacactatttttaaaatCTGTTTGATTCGTAAAAGATAATAATTGGACCGAACAATATAGGACCCAACAACATAGATAAACTTCAAGGCATTTAACAATTTTTGTCTTGTACTTTGATGgacaatattattttgataatttagaaAATATGTTCTTGGGATAACAAGTTATCATTTCAGTTTCCATCCAATCTCATAGCCCCTAATTTGTCCGGttcccaaaaataattttaaaataaaatacagtaACACTTGAAATTGTTATCCAAcccttttgtttttaatatatcaaACACATCTATACTTTGATTTCTTTGATGGTGAATTAAACTAAGTTTTATTCTTTTCCTCCAAATAGCTCGGTTAGTAGCTACTAAATCATTATTAAAGAGTTCGAGAATCCCCACACTTAAAATATTCAGGTCTAGCCGCTATAGGCTGCAAAAtccactaaaaaaataattaacctCTACAAATATGTGAatatggttttttttgttttgtttttataatcTATGAAATATGCGGATTGATTATATATGTTTCTAACTGCACTACATCCGCACATTTGGTTGGATGTAATGTTAAGAAGTTccacatcggatgtgagttgACCTAGACAATCGTTTATAAGTAAGAAACAAttttcaccttacaagtcgattttgtaTATTTGAATTAGGCCAATTTCAATTCTCACCTTAAAGTTAACAGACATTCCATATTTATTTGAGTAGGATTTATTTGTTGCCGGGACAGATACTACATCAAGCACCATTGAATGGATTATGGCAGAGCTACTACGTAATCCTGAAAAATTAACAAAAGCAAGAAAAGAATTATGTAAAGCAATTGGCAAAGATGAAACAATTGAAGAATCACATATATCAAAGTTACCTTTCTTACAAGCAATTGTGAAGGAAACATTGAGATTGCACCCAGCTGTTCCATTATTGCTACCACACAAATGTGATGAAAATATGAACATATTAGGCTTCAATGTGCCAAAAAATGCACAAGTATTTGTCAATGTGTGGGCAATGGGAAGAGATCCAACCATTTGGGAAAATCCAACTATGTTCATGCCTGAAAGATTTTTGGAGTGTGATATTAATTATAAGGGTAataattttgagcttatacctTTTGGAGCTGGCAAAAGAATTTGTCCAGGATTGCCATTAGCTCATAGGACTATGTATTTGATTGTGGCATCCCTTCTACGCAACTTTGAATGGACACTTGCTGATGGGCTAAAGCCAGAAGACATGAATATGGATGAGCAATTTGGGATAACCCTGAAGAGAATCAAAGCTCTTCGAGTTCAAGCTACTTCATCACCATAGATGGATATGTTTGAAgggaaaatatgaatataattaAACATTTGtgataaaatgaaaatagatgCATTTGATATGACTGCAATTATGTTTGTCCCGTCGTTGTTGAGACTTCTAAAATTGTTATATTGTTGCatatggatttggattctctaaatttgtttttcctaAATTCACCTAAATTCAAGTAAAAATGAactaagagagagagaaaaaaaagatattGCATATCTAGGTGCATTTATGTATGTTGTAAAGACCAAAATACCCTAAAGTTTTGCCTAAATGTAAGAAATTTAGGAAACTATGACTTTAGAGAATCCAAATTTGTTGGATACTACAATTTGAAACGggtaaaaataatttcttaatAAAGGATGATGTTATAGCCATTTGTGAacttaataaaaacaaaaggtTGTATATTTTCAAAGTGTAGATACAcatataaacaataattaatgAACTAGATCAAATAACATTTATTCGTAGTATATTTTTCCCAGTGAAAATAGGTTACACTATGTTTTGCGATAGTAAAAAGATTgagtaattttataaaaatacgaTGATTCATCGTTTagttatttaatattaaaaaaattaaaaaaaatcattcaagtAACCCATTATCTAAaccggaaattagtggatttatcCAACCAAAATAGATCGTTATTTTTCATAGTGAAAATAGATTATAGTATATTTAAGAAAATACAACggttgagttatttttatgaaaaaatgtgatgatttgtcatttagttatttaattggaaaaataaattacaatttgggtaacccactaccCAACCCAAAATGGAAATTAGCGGGTTTATCCAACCTGGTCCAATGTTGTAATTGCGGTTATTTTATTGgagattttcttttgtcatcGTACCGGTTTCTCACACGCCTACGAGTTTCCATTTTTatcttccgctacttaagtagcggatgttataaaaatgagaaatttgagagaCAAAAAACATCTTACATGAAATTCAAGATTTTAaatgtctgctacttaagtagcggattcaTCCCCTATTTAAATAACGgaagttataaaaatgagaaatttgaggaaaaaaaaaacacccgtaagatgaaaatagattttaaacggctatttaagtagcgaacgttataaaaatgaaaattttgaggaaaaaaaacacCCACACCgacaaactttaaaaaaaaaatcgttgaatttcaatagtttGAATACAtaactatattttttgaatttttataaaaaatttgtggagttgatctactcaatgagatctttgaattcaatggttggattgaagaaatataatgccgatatcgagttattaagcggagttaGTCAATAGAAACTTACTCCTTGAGTCAACAGATCACTCctcataaaataataacaaactaaaaaggcttaaatataaaaaaggtCCCTCCAATTATGATGTGTTTACCGGCTCAAGGTTCAACTGGTCAGATTGAGATTCAATCAGGTTGGActgttttttaaataaatatttatattttgatattttcatgatatataaaataataacaaacaaaaaatgcttaaatatgaaaacggtTCTTGCAAGACTTATTATGATTTTAGTCCCCATAAAAAAAGTATGATTTTAATCCTTACAAAATCacaaaacttttaaaatggttCCTGAAGTGAAATATGAGTTGATTTGGCAAATTTattcttaagaaaataaatccAGAAACGTTCCAACTCTCCATCTAAGTGAATTTCAGCTATACCCTTGGTTGCTATTGACAGCATAGGCCCAAGCCCAACTGGAACACCAGGAGTAACATCACACTTGTTTTGAAGTTCCCATACACCATCCGTAAGGATTGCAGCCACAATTTTGTCATAATCAGGAAGAACAGagtagaattttttaacaatcTGCGCAGCCTGGTGCAAAATGAAGCCATATgtgaaaaaacataaacaaatgaACTGCGTAAATTTAAAACTAAAGCACATGTGACATTCACCCTGTTAGATTACCTCTTGTAAAGGAGAGTGAATTTCAGGAGGTGGTTTGGAGTGTTCTTCAGTGTACACTGCAGCTTGGCTTAATGCAGCTAAGGGAGTTTGCTCGTCATATCCAATTCGCAATTTTGCCTGGAAAACAAGTAATTAACAAGAGAAGTAAACCCAACCCACCAGATTATTTGAATAACAGAAAAATTGCAACCTGTAGCAAACGGATTATATATAGAGGTTCGCAGTCAGTTGCAGCAACAAGCAGACATGTATAATAAATCAAATCTTGAGTTTTATTTCCTCAATTGTGGAGATGTTGTCAGTTAGAATTTATCTAAGTAAGCCTGATGAATTATAATATGAATGTCGATTTGACAATAATGTGATATAATTATAGCGGATGAGCCATTGTATTAGTATAATACAATGATGATAGGAGCCAATGAGAATAAATCTATAATGACAACATTCTAAATCGTTTCTCAATCGGTCTACCTAATGAATTGTTCTAAGTGAGAATGTTGTCGCTTAGTTAAATAAGCAGACTTGTAGATTTATTGTGAAGAACAAGTTTATTGTTATAGATTTGTATAAACATTATATGAGATTAATTGACTTAGagagacgtcttagtcaatattacttgatgaaagaaaattacgttttcatcatttgtgtaaataattttgtgaTACATCGAGGGGAATTAGATTTTAGCCAATTGAAATCAACAAGTGATAGGAACTCAACCTTTGTGATTGGAGATCCCATGAATAAGGTTCATATGGGTAAAAACA
This genomic interval from Trifolium pratense cultivar HEN17-A07 linkage group LG6, ARS_RC_1.1, whole genome shotgun sequence contains the following:
- the LOC123889260 gene encoding geraniol 8-hydroxylase-like isoform X1 gives rise to the protein MEYQIFLILISFMCASIFIFIFRKLNQTQKSTNLLPPGPRPFPIIGNILELGKNPHKTLTKLSQIYGPIITLKLGTITTIVISSPQLAKQVLHENSQIFSNRTVPHALYALNHDKVSVGMLPPLALWKKLRKICATKVFSTNILDSTKILRQQKLQELLDYVKEKCNKGEVFDVGEVVFTTVLNSISNILFSMDLTHSTPNEKSQEFKNIIWGIMEEAGRPNVSDFFPILRPLDPQRVKARMTNHMKKVYKIFDGIIEERICSRDSKVDYEVCNDVLDSLLNNNNLGETTSELSRNEMVHLFQDLFVAGTDTTSSTIEWIMAELLRNPEKLTKARKELCKAIGKDETIEESHISKLPFLQAIVKETLRLHPAVPLLLPHKCDENMNILGFNVPKNAQVFVNVWAMGRDPTIWENPTMFMPERFLECDINYKGNNFELIPFGAGKRICPGLPLAHRTMYLIVASLLRNFEWTLADGLKPEDMNMDEQFGITLKRIKALRVQATSSP